In Brachypodium distachyon strain Bd21 chromosome 2, Brachypodium_distachyon_v3.0, whole genome shotgun sequence, one genomic interval encodes:
- the LOC100841522 gene encoding uncharacterized protein LOC100841522 — MHLVTFFTNIIGVVTIGLLSIVSILGLICLSRSTYFQLWIKRSGYQRLSYFNGPWLTRITLILVAFWWGIGEVLRLTFVNGEGRFTSNLSWQENICKFYIISNLGFAEPGLFLLLAFLLNAALQKQELGTLNQKWNQKTIRAMFLICIPSLVWEACVVFIGPHVASNNDQTSKLANYWFSASAVRNGNIACTYPLLSSIFLGAFYITLTIYMISVGNQMLSLVINKGLRQRIYMLIFATTILLPRVILLGLSIVPWPGEIAHESLVFISFMILMLAATVGIVILVYFPVADTFAIADQEHVEMQASHTIII, encoded by the coding sequence ATGCACTTGGTCACATTTTTCACCAATATCATTGGTGTGGTGACCATTGGTCTTCTCTCTATAGTTTCCATTTTGGGCCTGATTTGCCTGAGCCGATCGACATATTTTCAGTTGTGGATCAAGAGGAGTGGTTATCAACGGCTTAGCTACTTCAACGGACCGTGGCTGACACGGATAACATTAATATTGGTTGCATTTTGGTGGGGTATTGGAGAGGTACTTCGGCTCACTTTTGTGAATGGAGAGGGAAGATTCACTTCTAATTTGTCATGGCAAGAGAATATATGCAAATTCTATATCATCTCAAATTTGGGGTTCGCAGAGCCAGGCTTGTTCTTGTTACTTGCTTTTCTTCTCAATGCAGCTTTGCAAAAGCAAGAGCTTGGTACATTAAATCAGAAATGGAATCAAAAGACTATTCGTGCCATGTTTCTTATTTGTATTCCTTCCCTTGTTTGGGAAGCTTGTGTGGTATTCATCGGTCCTCATGTTGCTTCAAATAATGACCAGACATCGAAGCTCGCAAACTACTGGTTTTCGGCCTCGGCAGTCCGCAATGGAAATATCGCATGCACATACCCATTGCTGAGCAGTATATTTCTTGGGGCATTTTATATCACCTTAACAATTTATATGATATCTGTTGGAAATCAGATGTTATCTTTGGTGATCAACAAAGGGCTTCGACAGAGAATATATATGCTAATATTTGCCACAACAATACTGCTTCCTCGGGTTATACTTCTTGGGCTTTCTATTGTTCCATGGCCAGGTGAAATAGCACATGAATCTCTCGTGTTTATCTCCTTCATGATATTAATGCTTGCTGCCACGGTTGGTATTGTGATTCTGGTGTACTTTCCGGTTGCTGATACCTTTGCTATAGCAGATCAAGAGCATGTTGAGATGCAAGCAAGTCATACTATTATCATATGA